A single genomic interval of Hemibagrus wyckioides isolate EC202008001 linkage group LG13, SWU_Hwy_1.0, whole genome shotgun sequence harbors:
- the dbf4b gene encoding protein DBF4 homolog A — protein sequence MQRAFAVCEPLGALVPGPRPLEGKSFYLDEVKSQSCGILTKLIIRLGGKVESFLYKDVNVVITGNRDALTAITASSGKVKGYNSPREQRESGNDAARRPGMPRAPVCGSRGKALLEKAIRNNEQSRGGVLSSAARYWGVKIVSVDQFMKVVEDLSSHRSTHTHRRREEKNSSLCVMKAGNLKVDFVKVEDSSRKYRPLHCQSLDFPMLTYSRRFSPFENPAPVQTGKTREDELSKDKFRKDEEPISSHDKPSAAPSPKISHKKKTLGYCECCQKKYSDQDEHLQSDVHRSYVEDVNNYAVVDQLVAAMADVFSGCKDQQVDALIMRSPSSSEAPPSEMEKPHGGEMENCQANLEVEPANHVEVQQEHVWDTSVQPQEPQEPCIDAPPSTSLETKFVNEKRDSTSNSETSIPSPGTQDDLIFDNKPIELTSPSSGDGHKPNTLQEPAEISPSPLPSLETLLNDNRDSATCIKSPKRHQEDIVSDLPSCAWLIEREQTPLVEITSCSPLFHSLPHSLATRISDGVNPKKRSRSFTLSPKASKVRRTNLWSDPSNQKSGIDVRFDHTEQSTINGHTGANDITECKLETAVQHPSLNASLINVATPENDQQEESVCQNLKNEVHDVSSELGPPELYPFFHDDVYQNQPFLDPPKLAPSVPVPSTNKTSSASLLSQSFSSVFIESALVPDTFSPASSESDWDSGLMSRLAPPVHLQPKGDHCELDLGLLLQSSCSGMQDGSYASRLCSVLQPTAASSHAAFRDPNTIYRPIETMDRRIIQSLGV from the exons ATGCAGCGTGCGTTTGCTGTGTGTGAGCCACTGGGTGCTCTTGTGCCTGGGCCACGGCCACTGGAGGGGAAGTCCTTTTACCTGGATGAGGTGAAGAGTCAATCATGCGGTATCCTCACCAAACTCATCATTCGCCTCGGAGGG AAAGTGGAGAGTTTCCTCTACAAGGATGTGAACGTTGTCATCACGGGAAACAGGGATGCCCTGACAGCCATCACAGCCTCATCAGGAAAGGTCAAAGGTTACAATTCTCCTcgtgaacagagagagagcgggaaTGATGCAGCTCGGCGCCCGGGGATGCCAAGAGCACCG GTGTGCGGCAGCCGAGGAAAAGCCTTGTTAGAGAAAGCCATCCGCAATAAC GAGCAGTCTCGGGGTGGTGTATTGTCTAGCGCTGCCCGTTACTGGGGAGTGAAGATCGTGTCTGTAGACC AGTTTATGAAGGTTGTAGAGGATCTGAGTTCACACcgctccactcacacacaccgcaGGAGAGAG GAGAAGAATTCGAGTTTATGTGTCATGAAAG CTGGCAATCTGAAGGTGGACTTTGTGAAGGTGGAGGACTCGAGCAG gaagTACAGGCCGCTGCATTGCCAGTCTCTGGATTTCCCCATGCTGACCTACTCGAGAAGATTCAGTCCTTTTGAGAATCCTGCCCCAGTGCAGACTGGGAAGACAAGAGAAGACGAGCTGAGCAAGGATAAATTCAG AAAAGATGAAGAGCCGATCAGTAGCCATGATAAACCATCAGCAGCTCCTTCCCCTAAAATATCTCACAAAAAGAAAACCCTGGGCTACTGCGAGTGCTGTCAGAAAAAGTACAGCGATCAGGACGAG CACTTGCAGTCAGATGTTCATCGGAGCTACGTGGAGGACGTTAATAACTACGCCGTGGTGGACCAGCTGGTGGCTGCTATGGCTGACGTTTTTTCGGGATGTAAAGATCAACAGGTTGATGCACTAATTATGAG GTCGCCAAGCAGCTCTGAGGCTCCGCCTTCTGAAATGGAGAAACCACATGGAGGTGAAATGGAAAACTGTCAGGCAAATCTAGAGGTAGAACCGGCGAACCATGTGGAAGTCCAACAAGAACACGTATGGGACACCTCAGTTCAACCTCAGGAGCCACAGGAACCCTGTATAGATGCTCCTCCTTCCACTTCCTTGGAAACCAAGTTTGTGAATGAAAAACGAGACTCAACATCAAACTCTGAAACCAGTATTCCCAGTCCTGGTACACAGGATGATCTTATTTTCGATAATAAACCTATAGAGCTCACTTCACCTTCTTCAGGAGATGGTCATAAGCCCAATACACTACAGGAGCCTGCAGAAATCTCTCCGAGTCCTTTACCTAGCCTAGAAACATTACTAAATGATAACAGAGATTCAGCAACTTGTATAAAAAGTCCCAAGAGACATCAGGaagatattgtgagtgatttaCCTTCATGTGCATGGTTAATAGAAAGGGAACAGACACCCCTGGTAGAAATCACTTCTTGTTCTCCATTGTTTCATTCCCTGCCCCACTCATTGGCCACGAGAATTTCAGATGGTGTGAACCCCAAGAAgcgcagcagatcctttacCCTCAGCCCAAAGGCCTCAAAGGTGAGGCGGACTAACCTGTGGTCTGATCCATCCAACCAGAAAAGTGGTATTGACGTCAGATTTGATCACACAGAACAAAGCACGATTAACGGGCACACGGGGGCTAATGATATCACCGAATGTAAGCTTGAAACTGCAGTGCAGCATCCTTCTCTGAACGCTTCCCTTATCAACGTGGCAACTCCAGAGAATGATCAACAGGAAGAATCGGTTTGTCAGAACCTAAAAAATGAAGTGCATGATGTATCATCAGAACTCGGTCCTCCTGAGCTCTACCCTTTCTTCCATGATGATGTCTACCAAAATCAACCATTTCTGGACCCTCCAAAACTTGCCCCTAGTGTCCCCGTTCCTTCTACAAATAAGACCTCCAGCGCTTCTCTCCTGTCTCAGTCCTTCTCCTCTGTCTTCATCGAGTCTGCACTTGTCCCGGACACTTTCTCCCCTGCTTCTTCTGAATCAGATTGGGATTCCGGCCTCATGTCACGGTTAGCACCCCCAGTTCACCTCCAGCCCAAAGGGGATCACTGTGAGCTGGACTTGGGTCTGCTTCTGCAGAGTTCCTGCTCCGGGATGCAGGACGGAAGCTATGCGTCAcgactgtgttctgtgttgcaGCCCACCGCTGCTTCATCACACGCTGCTTTTAGAGATCCGAATACCATCTACAGACCGATCGAGACGATGGACAGAAGGATAATTCAGAGCCTGGGAGTGTAG